In Catellicoccus marimammalium M35/04/3, the following proteins share a genomic window:
- the yycH gene encoding two-component system activity regulator YycH, protein MKTIRKYSVRVGLILMILLSLFLLLKISMGVSVSQPLEKEGIAPSEVRSRKELLLPTQAYVKTQKEVYFIGKEQKLKQILEQTAKNRWGSFRCITKNVEKEWTELHRKANWLELQYAGSMDYDTFANTYHFPVNSSLSNLNFANIFYDWERRELYFLDKKHKELYLLELKGAMEPTLDEVKEKVNRNFAVEYLGKDIYGLKEEMELPNYRYLTSISSYTLFLQTLFSNSGNMTTKGEGPVLDFRNENGENLCINNQTGIVHFQKPKSEDENIDHYFLEVVGQLGSTIGPMRYFTNQGSEIQYRCFVEGYPIFASNYGSSVVLKQQDRQLDIWLNQINLQLPLPCNSKTKVQSAKEVWKQLNQRIDEKEIQDMKLGYHWKKDKENDQAVLLLPTWFVEYKGQWKEVDEVINKGGAR, encoded by the coding sequence ATGAAAACGATTCGTAAATATAGCGTCCGAGTAGGACTAATCTTAATGATTCTTCTAAGCCTTTTTCTTTTATTGAAAATTAGTATGGGTGTTAGTGTGAGTCAGCCACTAGAAAAAGAGGGAATTGCTCCATCAGAAGTGAGAAGTCGAAAAGAATTATTATTGCCGACTCAAGCTTATGTAAAAACACAAAAAGAAGTATATTTTATTGGTAAAGAGCAAAAATTAAAACAAATATTAGAACAAACAGCAAAAAATCGTTGGGGAAGTTTTCGTTGTATTACTAAAAATGTAGAAAAAGAATGGACAGAATTACATCGAAAGGCAAACTGGCTAGAATTACAATATGCTGGAAGTATGGACTATGATACTTTTGCCAATACGTATCATTTTCCAGTCAATAGTTCCTTGTCGAATTTAAATTTTGCGAATATTTTTTATGATTGGGAACGAAGAGAACTTTATTTTTTAGATAAGAAACATAAAGAACTCTATTTATTAGAATTAAAAGGAGCCATGGAGCCTACCTTAGATGAAGTGAAAGAAAAAGTAAATCGAAATTTTGCAGTTGAATATTTAGGGAAAGACATCTATGGATTAAAAGAAGAGATGGAATTACCAAACTATCGATATTTAACGAGCATATCTTCTTATACTTTATTTTTACAAACTTTATTTAGTAATTCAGGAAATATGACGACAAAAGGAGAAGGACCAGTTCTTGATTTCCGTAATGAAAATGGCGAAAATCTATGTATCAATAATCAAACAGGGATTGTCCATTTCCAAAAACCAAAATCAGAAGATGAAAATATTGACCATTACTTTTTAGAAGTAGTAGGTCAATTAGGATCGACGATTGGGCCAATGCGTTATTTCACAAATCAAGGTTCAGAAATTCAATATCGTTGTTTTGTTGAAGGATATCCTATTTTTGCTTCAAATTATGGTTCAAGTGTTGTTTTAAAACAGCAAGATCGTCAATTAGATATTTGGTTAAATCAAATCAATTTACAATTGCCATTGCCTTGCAATAGTAAAACAAAAGTACAATCAGCAAAAGAAGTGTGGAAACAATTAAATCAACGAATAGATGAAAAGGAAATTCAAGATATGAAGCTTGGATATCATTGGAAAAAAGATAAAGAAAATGACCAAGCGGTTCTTTTACTTCCGACTTGGTTTGTAGAATATAAAGGACAGTGGAAAGAAGTAGATGAAGTCATCAATAAAGGAGGAGCGCGATGA